The window GATTCAATCTCGCTCAATCCCGACAGCTTCGTGAAGACCTGTTCCGCCATAGCTGCAGCGGAGGTTCCTGCCCCATGATGCATCCGCTGCGGCAACCTGAAACCCGCCGAAAAGGATGTTAGAAGCCGTGACTGACCCGGCGATGAAGGACCCGAGGGAACCACCAGCGGAACCGCTGCCGGCCAAGTCGGCCCTAGGACGGCTGCCGAAGATTTGGCCAGCGTGTCAATCATGCCGCCGTGAATCATGATCCGGGAAAACAGCAGGACAGAGACCAGCGCGAGGGCGACTGAAGGTGCCGACGGACCGCAACTGCTAATGACGGCCAGAGGACAGTCCGGCTCGCCGCCCGGATGATGACCACACGGACAAGAGCTAAAAGCAGCACCTGCCCGATCGCCTGTCGGTCGGCGCGCCGCTCAATCCGTTGCGGGCGGACACGCTCTATTCACAGGGCGCCGAAGGCTATGTGGATATCAGACGCTCGCCAAGGCGGGCTGACGGGATGTGAAAAGGGGCCGCCAGAGCAGTGGCGGCCCCTTTTTACTATGTCTTTGCGACTGACGATCAGGCGCTGAATTTCTCACGCAGCGCGAGCATGGCGATGGCCGCCTTTGCGGCCTCCCCACCCTTGTCCTTTTCATCGGAACGAGCGCGGGTCAGGGCCTGAGCCTCATTTTCCACCGTCAGGATGCCATTGCCGATCGGGATGCCGTCCATGCTGAGCGCCATCAGACCGCGCGCGCTCTCGTTCGACACGACTTCGAAATGATAGGTTTCCCCGCGAATGACCACCCCGATCGCGATGAAGCCGTCATAGCGCCCGGTTTCCGCCGCAAGCGCCACCGCACCGGGGATTTCCAGCGCGCCGGGCACCGTTACGACTTCATATTTGTGCCCTTCCGCCTCCAGCGCGGCCACGGCGCCCTCGATCAGCAGATCGTTGAGATGAGTGTAGAAGCGGGCTTCAACGATCAGGAATTTCGCCACGGCCGTATATCCTTTTTATTGCTCTACGGACCGCTGCCCAACCACGGCGAGGTCATAGCCGTCAAGCGCGATCAGGCTGTGATGCGTGTTGCTGAGCAGGATCATGTCATGGACGCCGAGTTCGGCCAGGATCTGCGCGCCCACGCCATAGTCGCGAAGCTCATCCATGCCGCTGCCGGGTTGCCCTGCATGATGGCGCAGGATGCGGCTGACAAAGTCCACCGGGGAGGCGCCGGTCAGAACGACGATGATCCCCGCACCTTCCTGCGCGATGATCTCCATCGACTTGGCGAGCAAGCCGTGACGAGGGCCGGTGGCGCCGTAGACGTCGTCCAGCAGGGAAAGCTGATGCACCCGCACCAGGGTGGGCTCATCGGGAACGACATGGCCCTTTTGCAGCACCAACTGCTCGCTGTTCGTCGCCTTGTTGTAGAAGCTGATCGCCTTCCAATCGCCACCCCACTCGCTCTTGAACGTGGTTTCGGCGCGCCGCTCGACCATATGATCGTGGCGGCGGCGATAGGCGATGAGGTCCCGGATCGTCCCGATCTTCATCTTGTGCTTCTGGGCAAAGGGGATGAGGTCGTCGAGGCGCGCCATCGTGCCGTCGTCCTTCATCACTTCGCAGATGACGCCCGATGGATTGAGACCGGCAAGCCGTGCGACATCGACCGCCGCCTCGGTGTGGCCGGTGCGCACCAGAACGCCGCCATCCCTGGCGACCAGTGGGAAGACATGGCCGGGGGTGACGATATCGTCGCGGCCCTTCGATCCGTCGATCGCAACGGAGATGGTGCGGGCGCGATCGGCGGCGCTGATGCCGGTGGTGACGCCCTCACGCGCTTCGATCGACACGGTGAAGGCGGTTTCATGCCGGGTGCCATTGTTGCGGCTCATGAGGTCGAGCCCAAGTTCCTCAACCCGGCTTTTGGTCATCGCGAGGCAAATGAGGCCGCGGCCGTGGGTCGCCATGAAGTTGATCGCGTCGGGTGTCGCCATCTGCGCGGGGATGACAAGGTCGCCTTCATTTTCACGATCCTCGTCATCGACCAGGATGAACATGCGTCCATTGCGCGCCTCGTTGATGATCTCTTCCGGGCTGGCGAGCGCGGTGCCACCTTCGCGGCGAAGGAGATAGCTTTCCAGCTTGCCCAGCGTGTCGGCAGTCGGGTTCCAGTCTGGTTCGCCCAGCTTGCGCAGCGAATTGGCGTGCAGTCCAGCGGCGCGGGCCAGGCCGGAGCGGGACATACCGCCATCGTTGACGAGAGTGCGGACGGTATCGATAAGCGCGGAAGACATTGGCTGCGACTCCTTGGCCAGATCGGCCGTGGAGAGCAGTTATCACATCATGATGTGATATGTTCAAGCAAAAATCACATCATCTTGCGGAGGCTCTGCATCCGGTCGAGATAGCGGGCGAGCACATCAATCTCCAGATTGAAGGCGCGTCCGATGGGAAGCGCGTTCAGCGTGGTGGCCAATGCGGTGTGCGGAATGATGTTGAGGCCGAAGTGAACGGCGCCGTCCGGCTGGTCTTCGACGCTGTTGACGGTCAGCGAAATGCCATCGACAGTGATCGATCCCTTGGCGGCCAGCGCGGCCGCCAGCGCGGCAGGCGCGGCGATGATGAGCCGCGTCGAATCGCCCTCCCGCGTCGCCGACACCAATGTGCCGACGCCATCCACATGGCCAGTAACGATGTGGCCGCCCAATTCGTCCCCAACCTTGAGCGCGCGCTCCAGATTGAGTCGCCCGCCCTGCGCCCAAAGGCCCGGCGCGGTGCGCGCCACGGTTTCAGCCGACATATCCACGGCGAACCAGTCAGCGCCCTTTTCCACCACGGTCAGGCAGGCACCGGAACAGGCGATCGAAGCGCCGATCGCAACGCTGTCCAGATCATAGGCGGTGCCGATGACGAGGCGAAGGTCGCCGCGCTGCTCGACGGAGCGAATGGTGCCGATGTCGGTGATGATGCCGGTGAACATGGGTCGTGCAATCCTGCTGGGTATGCGGCGCGCTCTAAGCGGTGCGACGCCTTTCGTAAACCTCCAGCCGGTCCTCGCCCAGCCGCCGCTCATCCGTCAGCCGCCAGCCGCCATGCGCCTGCGCCAGATCGGAAAGGCCAATGTCGCCAATGCCGGGAAGGCCAGAGCCGATCAGGATCGGCGCGCGGTAGAGCAGCAGCCTGTCCACCAGATCGGCGCGCAGAAACGCCGCTGCGGTGGCCGATCCTCCCTCGATCAGCAGGTGATCGACCTGGGCAAGCGCGGCGATGTCGTCCGGCTGGCTGACGGTCTCCCATCCCTTGAGCGCCGGGCCACGGGTGATCAGCAGGCGGCGGGGTGAGCGATCCTCCAGCCCTTTGAGCCTGACATCCAGACGCGGGGCGTCGGCTCGCAGGGTGCCGCCGCCGACCAGAATGGCGTCATGGCGGGCACGTTCGAGATGGGCATGCGCGCGCGCGGCCTCGCCGGTGATCCAGCGGCTCGCACCATCCTTGAGCGCGATGCAGCCGTCGAGCGACAGGCCGAGTTTGAGCGTGACGGCGGGACGGCCAAGCGTTTGCCGCAGGACGAAGCCGCTCATGGCCGCAGCCGCTTCCCGCGCCATCAAGCCCATTTCGACATCGATGTCGTGGGCGCGCAGATACGCCGCCCCCTGCCCGTCCGTGCGCGGATCGGGATCCCGCAACGCAATGACGACGCGCTTCACCCCCGCCCGCACCATCAGATCGGCACAGCGTGGGCCTCGGGGGACAGGTGAAAACAGGGCTCCAGCGTTACATAGGCGGTCGCGCCACGCGCCTGATCCAGCGCCTGATCCAGCGCCTGCGCTTCGGCATGGGGGCGACCGCCCTTCTGGGTCCAGCCGCGCCCGACGACTGCGCCGTCGCGGACGATCAGGCAGCCAACATTGGGATTGGGCGTAGACAGCCCACGTCCGCGTTCGGACAGGGCGATGGCCGCAGCCATGAAACGGCGGTCGTCGGCGGGATCAGCCATAATTGTGCGGTTCAAGGCTGGCGGGTGCCGGGCGAGACCTGATCCGCCGCCTCTGCCTTCGCCAGCCGCGAATCAAGCTGCGCGTTGATCGCCTTCAGCGCTTCCTTGCGCCGCGCGGAGTTCCGCGCTTCCTCCGTTCGCCAGTCGATGCCGAAGGCATCGGCCCAGCCCTGCATCTGCTTCTGCCGCTTCTGCAGCGCCGCCTCGCTCTTTGCCAGATCCATCTTCTGCTGCAGGATGATCGCGGCATCCGACCGGCTGGCGTCCCAGCTTTGGACATAGATGATCTTGTTGCGGGTCGGCATGGTATTGCGGTTGGCATCGACCACAAAGGTCCAGATGATGACGTATGTGATCGCCATGGACAGCCCGAGCAGCGGCCATTTATGCGGCCGATTCTCGCGAAAATAGCTCCACAGGTCGCTGAGGGCGCTCTTGGGAGAGACTGGACGGGGGAAGATCGCCATCGCTTTCATATAGTGGATGGCGCGGCCGGATGCAAAGCCGCCGCTTGCATCCGGCGCCAACGCGCTTACCGGTCGGTCAGTCGGAAATATATGGTCAGCACCTTGGCTCCGCTGACCGCCACGCCATCGCGAGTCGCGGGATGAAAGCGCCATTTCCGCAGCGCGTGCCGCTGGGTAGCGAGCCAGAACGCTTCATCAGTCGCGGCCAACCGCTCTATGTCGATCACCCGACCCTGGGCACTGATGGTTACGCAGACGGTGACGGATCCTTCGATCCCTTGCCGGATCATGGTTCCGGGATAATCGGGCTGAAAGGCCGCCAGCGCCTTTGGGTCGATCCCCGGTTCAACCATCACAGGCTCGCGCGGCGGATCGAGCGGGGACAGGATCATCTCCTCGCCGCCAAAGCCTTCTGCGCCGCCGTTGCCGGTGAGCACGAGGCCGGAACCGTTGTCCGCACCATTCACCAGACTGTCGGGTTTCGTCGGGCCAGGATCAGCTTTCGCACGAACAGGCAACTTGCTTTGAGGCTGCGAAGGCTGATTTTCAGGTGGCGGCGGGGGATCCAGCGGTATCTGGCTGCCGATGAGTATCTGCGGCACATAGGGCGCGATAACCTCTCTCGGCATCAGGATGAACGCGCCCACGACCACGGCATGAACTGCTATCGTGGCCCCGATCCCAACAGGCGATCCGCTCTTACCGCTATAGCCGGATTGCTGTTGTGCGCCCATTGCATGCGCTGTCATGAACGTCATCGCATCCCTCCATTTTCGCGCGGTCTGACTGCCGCAGCATTAGAAATGTTACATCATATCTTATGATATGTTGCAACATTATCTTTCAGGCCCATACTTGTGCGGGAGCCACCCCGACCTTACCATGGCCCTATGAGCCAATTGCCCCAAGATCCCACCCTGGACGAAGTTCGCGCGTTCCTGGCGCCGATCCTGCCCCGCCATGCAGCTTTCGACGGATGGCGGAAGGAAGCGATAACAATGGCAGCGGCGGAGGGCGGTATCGACGCCGACATCGCCCATCTCGCCTTTGCAGGAGGCGCGATGGACATGATCGACGCCTGGTTCGCCAACATCGATGCGCGCATGATCGAGGCGCTGCCAGCGGAGAAGATCGACGCCATGTCGATCCGCCAGCGCATCATTGCGCTGGTGACCGCGCGGCTCAAGCTGCTTGCCCCTGACCGCGAAGCATTGCGCCGCGCCCTGGCGATCATGGCTATGCCGACAAACAGCGCGCGGGCAGCGCGGCTCGGCTGGCGGGCTGCGGACGTCATGTGGCGTGCAGCGGGGGACAACGCGACCGACTTCAATCATTACAGCAAGCGCCTGACGCTCACGACAGTCTATGCCGCGACGTTGCTCGTATTCGTCGATGATGACAGCGAGGATTGGGCGGAAAGCCGCGCCTTCCTGAACCGCCGCATCGAGGGCGTCATGCGGTTCGAGCGCGCAAAGGCGAAGTGGAAGGGCGCGGGCGGCGGCGAGCGGCTGAGCCTGTCCCGCTTTATTGGTAGGCTGCGTTACCCGGCAGTATGATGTGCCAAGCGCCGACGGCGATTCGGTCTGGCCTTTTCCTATCTATATTGATAGTCACTCGCAGCTTATCCTAACGAGTGCTTCCCCTTGCGTTTGACCGACCTGCCGCTTCGCCAGCCAGCCTATGTTGACATTATAGACTGGGACGCGCTGTCCCTTTCGGACGGCCAGCGTCTGCGCGAATTCGGCCTGTGTGAAGGCGCGAGCGTCGAGGCGCTCCATCATGGCGGGCTGCTGGGCCGAGGCCCCATTGCCTGCAAGGTGGGACGCATGACCATCGCGATGCGCCGCAGCCATGCCGCCGCCATCACGGTGCGCACTGGCCCGGCAGACGTCGCGGCATGAGCAACCTGCCCCTGATCGCGCTCGTCGGCAATCCCAACGCGGGCAAGAGCGCGCTTTTCAACGCATTGACCGGCGCGCGGCAGAAGCTGGGCAATTATCCGGGCGTCACTGTGGAGCGAAAGGCCGGGCGCCTGTCGCTGTCGGACGGTCGCCCCGTCGAGCTGGTCGACCTGCCCGGCACCTACAGCCTCAATCCCACCAGTCCTGACGAACAGGTGACGCGGGACGTCGTGCTCGGCAGGCAGCAAGGCGAACGCCTGCCCGACGCACTGGTGGTGGTGGTCGATGCATCCAATCTCGACAATCATCTGCGTTTCGCGCTCGAACTGCTGTCGCTCGGCCTGCCGACCATCATCGCGCTCAACATGGTGGATCTTGCCACCCGCGACGGGCTGGAACTCGACGCCGCGATCCTTTCGCGCGAACTGGGCGTGCCGGTGATACCGACCGTGGCCGTGCGCAAGCGCGGACTGGACCATCTGCGCGGTGAGCTGGACAGCATGTTCGACGGCAGCGCACAGCGGGCTGGCGCTGCGGAAGATGCGCGCGACTTCGACATGCTGCGCAGCGAAGCCCGGCGCATCGCCCGTGCCGCGGTGGTGCGGGAAACCCCGTCCCGTCGCCTGACCGCCGCCATCGACCGCGTTGCGCTGCATCCCGTAAGTGGCCTGTTGCTGCTGCTTGGTTTGCTGTTCGTCATGTTCCAGGCCGTCTATGCCTGGTCCGAAGCGCCGATCGCCATGATCGAAGGGTTGGCGGAAGCCGCCAGCGCATTCGTCAGCGATGCCCTGCCATCCGGACTGCTGCGATCCTTTCTGGTCGATGGCGTCATCAACGGCGTGGGATCAGTGGTCGTGTTTTTGCCGCAGATCCTGATCCTGTTCTTCTTCATCCTGATGCTGGAAGCGACCGGCTACATGGTCCGCGCCGCATTCCTGATGGACAGCCTGATGGCAAAGGTTGGCCTGTCGGGCCGCGCCTTCATCCCGCTGCTATCCTCCTTCGCCTGCGCGGTGCCGGGCATCATGGCGACTCGCACCATTGCGGACCCGAAGGACCGGCTGACCACAATATTGATCGCTCCGCTCATGACCTGTTCGGCGCGTCTGCCGGTCTATGCGGTGATCATCGGCGCCTTCATCCCGGCGCGCGACGTTGGCATGGGCATCGGGCTTCAGGGCCTTGTGCTCTTCTGCCTCTACGTCGCAGGGATCATCGGCGCCATGCTGGTCGCGCTGGTGCTGCGATTGACCGTTACCAAGGGCGCGAGCGGCGGATTCCTGATGGAGATGCCCAAATATCAGTGGCCCCGTCCGCAGGACGTGCTGCTGGGCCTGTGGCAGCGCGCCATCATCTTCCTGAAGCGCGCAGGCACCATCATCTTTACATCGACAGTGATTTTGTGGGTACTGCTGAGCTTTCCCAAGGCGCCCGAAGACAGCGCCGTCAGCCAGGTCAATTATTCGGTCGCGGGGCGGATCGCTAACGGCCTGAATGTCGTGCTGGAACCGATCGGGTTCAATCGCGACATATCATTGGCGCTAATCCCCGCCATGGCGGCCCGGGAAGTCGCGGTGTCGGCACTTGCGACCGTCTATTCGCTCGACGCGGGCGATGACGAGGCGAAGCTGGAGCAAAGCCTTGGCGAACGCCTGAAGGACAATTGGCCGCTACCCACGGCCCTCGCCTTTCTAGCGTGGTTCGTGTTTGCGCCGCAGTGCATTTCCACGATCGCGGTCACCAAGCGTGAGACAAACGGATGGAAATGGCCTCTTTTCATGATCGCATATCTGTTCGCCCTGGCCTACGCGGCCGCCGGCCTGACATATTGGACGGCAACCGCCATCGGCTTGGGGTAGCGTCCGCATATCGGCGGAGTTTGGGGTAGCGTCCGCAGGCCAGCCGATTATAAGAACCTCCAAAGTATCGGAGGAATTATGGCGGGTTCGGTCAACAAGGTCATTCTGGTGGGCAATCTGGGTGCGGACCCGGAAGTCCGCAGCTTCCAGAATGGCGGCAAGGTTTGCAATATCCGCATCGCGACGTCCGAAACCTGGAAGGACCGCAATTCGGGCGAGCGCAAGGAACGCACCGAATGGCACAGCGTCGCGATCTTTTCCGAAGGTCTGGCGGGCGTCGCCGAGCGCTATCTGCGCAAGGGCAGCAAAGTCTATGTCGAAGGCAAGCTGCAGACCCGAAAGTGGCAGGACCAGTCGGGCAATGACCGCTACACCACCGAGGTCGTGCTGCAGGGGCCGAGCGCGGTCCTGACGATGCTGGACGGCGCGGGCGGCGGTGGCGGCCAAGGCGGCGGACGATCGCAGGGCGGCGGCAGCGACTGGGGCGCAAGCTCAGGCGGCGATTATGATGATTTTGGCGGCAGCGGCGGCGGCAGCGGCTTTGGCGGAGGTAGCAGCGGTGGACGATCTTCGGGTGGCGCCCGGGGCGGCGCTGGCGGGCCGAACTTCGACAATGACCTCGACGACGAAGTGCCGTTCTGAAGCACTGACCTGCCCATAAAATAAGCGCCCCAACCAACGGTCG of the Sphingobium herbicidovorans genome contains:
- the ribB gene encoding 3,4-dihydroxy-2-butanone-4-phosphate synthase, with translation MSSALIDTVRTLVNDGGMSRSGLARAAGLHANSLRKLGEPDWNPTADTLGKLESYLLRREGGTALASPEEIINEARNGRMFILVDDEDRENEGDLVIPAQMATPDAINFMATHGRGLICLAMTKSRVEELGLDLMSRNNGTRHETAFTVSIEAREGVTTGISAADRARTISVAIDGSKGRDDIVTPGHVFPLVARDGGVLVRTGHTEAAVDVARLAGLNPSGVICEVMKDDGTMARLDDLIPFAQKHKMKIGTIRDLIAYRRRHDHMVERRAETTFKSEWGGDWKAISFYNKATNSEQLVLQKGHVVPDEPTLVRVHQLSLLDDVYGATGPRHGLLAKSMEIIAQEGAGIIVVLTGASPVDFVSRILRHHAGQPGSGMDELRDYGVGAQILAELGVHDMILLSNTHHSLIALDGYDLAVVGQRSVEQ
- a CDS encoding energy transducer TonB, with amino-acid sequence MTFMTAHAMGAQQQSGYSGKSGSPVGIGATIAVHAVVVGAFILMPREVIAPYVPQILIGSQIPLDPPPPPENQPSQPQSKLPVRAKADPGPTKPDSLVNGADNGSGLVLTGNGGAEGFGGEEMILSPLDPPREPVMVEPGIDPKALAAFQPDYPGTMIRQGIEGSVTVCVTISAQGRVIDIERLAATDEAFWLATQRHALRKWRFHPATRDGVAVSGAKVLTIYFRLTDR
- a CDS encoding COQ9 family protein, which produces MSQLPQDPTLDEVRAFLAPILPRHAAFDGWRKEAITMAAAEGGIDADIAHLAFAGGAMDMIDAWFANIDARMIEALPAEKIDAMSIRQRIIALVTARLKLLAPDREALRRALAIMAMPTNSARAARLGWRAADVMWRAAGDNATDFNHYSKRLTLTTVYAATLLVFVDDDSEDWAESRAFLNRRIEGVMRFERAKAKWKGAGGGERLSLSRFIGRLRYPAV
- the ssb gene encoding single-stranded DNA-binding protein; translation: MAGSVNKVILVGNLGADPEVRSFQNGGKVCNIRIATSETWKDRNSGERKERTEWHSVAIFSEGLAGVAERYLRKGSKVYVEGKLQTRKWQDQSGNDRYTTEVVLQGPSAVLTMLDGAGGGGGQGGGRSQGGGSDWGASSGGDYDDFGGSGGGSGFGGGSSGGRSSGGARGGAGGPNFDNDLDDEVPF
- the ribH gene encoding 6,7-dimethyl-8-ribityllumazine synthase, with translation MAKFLIVEARFYTHLNDLLIEGAVAALEAEGHKYEVVTVPGALEIPGAVALAAETGRYDGFIAIGVVIRGETYHFEVVSNESARGLMALSMDGIPIGNGILTVENEAQALTRARSDEKDKGGEAAKAAIAMLALREKFSA
- a CDS encoding riboflavin synthase, which produces MFTGIITDIGTIRSVEQRGDLRLVIGTAYDLDSVAIGASIACSGACLTVVEKGADWFAVDMSAETVARTAPGLWAQGGRLNLERALKVGDELGGHIVTGHVDGVGTLVSATREGDSTRLIIAAPAALAAALAAKGSITVDGISLTVNSVEDQPDGAVHFGLNIIPHTALATTLNALPIGRAFNLEIDVLARYLDRMQSLRKMM
- a CDS encoding FeoA family protein; protein product: MRLTDLPLRQPAYVDIIDWDALSLSDGQRLREFGLCEGASVEALHHGGLLGRGPIACKVGRMTIAMRRSHAAAITVRTGPADVAA
- the feoB gene encoding ferrous iron transporter B — translated: MSNLPLIALVGNPNAGKSALFNALTGARQKLGNYPGVTVERKAGRLSLSDGRPVELVDLPGTYSLNPTSPDEQVTRDVVLGRQQGERLPDALVVVVDASNLDNHLRFALELLSLGLPTIIALNMVDLATRDGLELDAAILSRELGVPVIPTVAVRKRGLDHLRGELDSMFDGSAQRAGAAEDARDFDMLRSEARRIARAAVVRETPSRRLTAAIDRVALHPVSGLLLLLGLLFVMFQAVYAWSEAPIAMIEGLAEAASAFVSDALPSGLLRSFLVDGVINGVGSVVVFLPQILILFFFILMLEATGYMVRAAFLMDSLMAKVGLSGRAFIPLLSSFACAVPGIMATRTIADPKDRLTTILIAPLMTCSARLPVYAVIIGAFIPARDVGMGIGLQGLVLFCLYVAGIIGAMLVALVLRLTVTKGASGGFLMEMPKYQWPRPQDVLLGLWQRAIIFLKRAGTIIFTSTVILWVLLSFPKAPEDSAVSQVNYSVAGRIANGLNVVLEPIGFNRDISLALIPAMAAREVAVSALATVYSLDAGDDEAKLEQSLGERLKDNWPLPTALAFLAWFVFAPQCISTIAVTKRETNGWKWPLFMIAYLFALAYAAAGLTYWTATAIGLG